In Prunus dulcis chromosome 1, ALMONDv2, whole genome shotgun sequence, the following are encoded in one genomic region:
- the LOC117615355 gene encoding aldo-keto reductase-like isoform X2, translating into MTWIRDGPKCLNAKNITEAIDGSYVPMFGEIEYDPTRQFCSIATDEQLDALGRAVDSGQIKYVGLGNETPYGVMKFVQVAERGTRHPKIVSGTHAACSIELLILGWLNAVIMRGSVY; encoded by the exons ATGACTTGGATACGAGATGGCCCCAAGTGTTTGAATGCTAAGAATATCACCGAGGCCATTGACGGCAG CTATGTTCCCATGTTTGGAGAAATTGAGTATGATCCAACCCGACAGTTCTGTTCGATTGCTACAGACGAACAACTTGATGCTCTTGGAAGAGCTGTTGATTCTGGTCAG atTAAATATGTTGGTCTCGGTAACGAAACACCATATGGGGTGATGAAGTTTGTTCAGGTAGCTGAAAGGGGCACTCGCCATCCAAAGATTGTCTCTGG AACTCACGCAGCTTGCTCTATTGAACTTTTGATTCTGGGTTGGCTGAATGCTGTCATCATGAGAG GATCAGTTTATTAG
- the LOC117615355 gene encoding aldo-keto reductase-like isoform X1, with translation MTWIRDGPKCLNAKNITEAIDGSYVPMFGEIEYDPTRQFCSIATDEQLDALGRAVDSGQIKYVGLGNETPYGVMKFVQVAERGTRHPKIVSGTHAACSIELLILGWLNAVIMRGKYSEG, from the exons ATGACTTGGATACGAGATGGCCCCAAGTGTTTGAATGCTAAGAATATCACCGAGGCCATTGACGGCAG CTATGTTCCCATGTTTGGAGAAATTGAGTATGATCCAACCCGACAGTTCTGTTCGATTGCTACAGACGAACAACTTGATGCTCTTGGAAGAGCTGTTGATTCTGGTCAG atTAAATATGTTGGTCTCGGTAACGAAACACCATATGGGGTGATGAAGTTTGTTCAGGTAGCTGAAAGGGGCACTCGCCATCCAAAGATTGTCTCTGG AACTCACGCAGCTTGCTCTATTGAACTTTTGATTCTGGGTTGGCTGAATGCTGTCATCATGAGAG GGAAATATTCGGAGGGGTAA